One Xyrauchen texanus isolate HMW12.3.18 chromosome 34, RBS_HiC_50CHRs, whole genome shotgun sequence genomic window carries:
- the ddx52 gene encoding probable ATP-dependent RNA helicase DDX52 isoform X2 — protein MDAFDLFRKLGAGAKFDLKKFAKDAERFKVVKSQRKDTSNQLAGISFFGTERHESASLESRLNEEEEEGEDEDDDDDAALEEEGGDGEQVSDKRKRSKVDEPVKAARKKRKEHETNSGGEQEGVGIQWMSSQDKAKDPKTKDKESKGKPSVKRLKQLHKEKMNQIRHKNRINVHGADIPDPVCNFEELQNEYDLDPRVIQNIKAAGFQTPTPIQMQAVPLMMHGREILACAPTGSGKTMAFCLPLLAHLRQPLNKGFRALIISPTRELASQTHRELLKLSEGVGFRVHIINKGVDAVKKYGPKSAKKFDILVTTPNRLIYLLNQDPPAVDLKSVEWLVVDESDKLFEEGKTGFREQLATIFLACSSPKIRRALFSATFATDVEQWCQLNLDNLVSVNIGPRNSAAETVEQELLFVGSENGKLLAMRNLIKKGFLPPVLVFVQSIERARELFHELVYEGINVDVIHADRTQQQRDNVVSSFRSGKIWVLICTALLARGIDFKGVNLVINYDFPTSAVEYIHRIGRTGRAGHKGKAITFFTEDDKPLLRSVANVIKQAGCPVPDYMMGFKKIKGKVKRQLAKKPPRRSTIRTTPRFLMKKKPFKGKRKKGKSATKASGDTSEISSKS, from the exons ATGGACGCCTTTGACTTGTTCAGAAAACTTGGAGCTGGAGCAAAGTTTGATCTGAAAAAGTTTGCTAAAGATGCGGAGCGATTTAAG GTAGTGAAATCACAGCgcaaagatacctcaaatcaGCTGGCTGGTATCAGTTTCTTTGGCACAGAGAGACATGAGAGCGCATCTCTGGAGTCCAGGCTcaatgaggaagaggaggaaggagaagatgaagacgatgatgatgatgctgcACTGGAGGAAGAGGGAGGTGATGGAGAGCAGGTCTCTGATAAACGGAAACGGTCTAAAGTGGATGAGCCAGTGAAAGCAGCACGCAAGAAAAGGAAAG AGCATGAGACCAACAGTGGTGGAGAGCAAGAGGGAGTGGGGATCCAATGGATGTCATCACAAGACAAGGCAAAGGATCCCAAGACTAAAGACAAAGAGTCCAAAGGCAAGCCCTCAGTGAAAAGACTAAAGCAACTTCATAAGGAGAAG ATGAATCAGATACGGCACAAAAACCGGATTAACGTGCATGGGGCAGACATCCCAGATCCCGTCTGCAATTTTGAGGAGCTGCAGAATGAGTACGATCTGGACCCACGAGTCATTCAGAACATTAAGGCAGCTGGTTTTCAAACCCCCACACCCATTCAGATGCAGGCCGTTCCTCTCATGATGCAT GGGAGAGAGATCCTGGCATGCGCTCCTACGGGCTCTGGTAAGACTATGGCCTTCTGCCTGCCCCTGCTTGCCCACCTTCGCCAGCCCCTCAATAAGGGCTTCAGAGCCCTCATCATCTCCCCTACCAGAGAACTTGCCAGTCAG aCCCACAGAGAATTGCTCAAGCTGTCTGAGGGAGTGGGCTTCAGAGTTCACATTATCAATAAAGGAGTTGACGCAGTTAAAAAATACGGTCCCAAATCGGCAAAGAAATTTG ATATATTGGTTACCACTCCAAATAGATTGATATACTTACTGAATCAAGACCCTCCTGCTGTCGACTTAAAAAG TGTTGAATGGCTGGTGGTAGATGAATCAGACAAGCTCTTTGAGGAAGGCAAGACAGGTTTCAGGGAGCAGCTTGCCACCATCTTTCTAGCCTGCTCCTCTCCCAAAATCCGCCGGGCTCTTTTCAGTGCCACCTTCGCCACAGATGTAGAGCAGTGGTGCCAGCTGAACCTAGACAATCTCGTCTCTGTTAACATTGGACCAAG GAACTCTGCTGCTGAGACAGTGGAGCAGGAACTGCTTTTTGTGGGCTCAGAGAACGGAAAACTGCTGGCTATGAGAAACCTTATAAAGAAG GGATTTCTGCCACCTGTGTTGGTGTTTGTGCAATCTATTGAGCGTGCCCGAGAGCTGTTCCATGAACTGGTTTATGAGGGAATAAACGTGGATGTGATCCATGCAGATCGCACGCAACAGCAG AGGGACAATGTTGTCAGTAGTTTCCGTTCAGGGAAGATCTGGGTGCTGATCTGCACGGCTCTCCTGGCTCGTGGAATTGACTTCAAGGGTGTCAACCTGGTCATCAACTACGACTTCCCTACCTCTGCTGTAGAATACATCCACCGGATCG GGCGCACAGGAAGAGCAGGGCACAAAGGAAAGGCAATAACTTTTTTCACAGAGGATGACAAACCTCTCCTACGCAG CGTTGCCAATGTCATAAAGCAAGCTGGATGTCCAGTTCCTGACTACATGATGGGATTCAAGAAAATCAAGGG GAAAGTTAAACGACAGCTTGCAAAAAAGCCACCAAGACGGTCAACAATTCGTACAACTCCTCGTTTTCTCATGAAGAAAAAGCCTTTCAAGGGAAAAAG GAAAAAAGGAAAATCAGCCACAAAAGCAAGTGGAGATACATCAGAAATCAGTTCAAAGAGTTGA
- the hnf1bb gene encoding hepatocyte nuclear factor 1-beta-B, which translates to MFTDMVSKLTSLQQELLSALLDSGVTKDVLVQALEDLCPCPPEFGIKVEKPLSPGSAHGGSDDSKPVFLTLSSVQGKGSKLSGDEGSDDGDEFDTPPILRELQSLNTEEAAEQRAEVERMLSEDPWRVARTVKGYMQQHNIPQREVVDVTGLNQSHLSQHLNKGTPMKTAKRAALYTWYVQKQREIDRQFDRVQGCDPNDSGSQDQVLFFFPEFNHSGHSSGAVGGSGAPVGEEGEPGSKRVRRNRFKWGPASQEILYQAYERQRNPSKEEREALVEECNRAECVQRGVSPSKAHGLGSNLVTEVRVYNWFANRRKEEAFRQKLAMDTYTPHSMNPMLSHMSSHTQHHHSNSDSKLRYSQQGTSEVTSSTTISHHGSSQSVLQQVSPGSLDPCHSLLSDAKMISVSGGVLPPVSTLTNIHSLSHSSHHHQQAQSLIMSLAAQSLASPQSQSVPVINSVSGLTTLQPMQFPLSTSLTPLTTAHISTQPFSQSHMYSPKQDIAQFSHPSRYMTMDTSTITHLGSSKQCPLQAW; encoded by the exons ATGTTTACTGACATGGTGTCCAAGTTGACATCGCTTCAGCAGGAGCTCCTGAGCGCCTTGTTGGACTCGGGGGTCACCAAGGATGTGCTGGTCCAGGCGCTGGAGGATTTGTGTCCATGTCCCCCAGAATTCGGAATAAAAGTGGAAAAACCCTTATCCCCAGGTAGTGCCCATGGCGGTAGCGACGATTCAAAGCCGGTGTTTCTGACTCTGAGCAGCGTGCAGGGTAAAGGGAGCAAACTGTCCGGTGATGAAGGCTCGGATGACGGGGATGAGTTCGACACGCCGCCGATCCTGCGGGAGCTGCAGTCTCTGAACACGGAGGAGGCGGCGGAGCAGCGCGCTGAAGTGGAGCGCATGTTATC AGAGGACCCGTGGCGGGTCGCACGCACTGTCAAAGGCTACATGCAGCAGCATAATATTCCCCAGCGCGAGGTGGTTGATGTCACGGGTCTCAATCAGTCGCACCTGTCGCAGCACCTGAATAAAGGAACACCGATGAAAACTGCCAAACGAGCCGCGCTTTACACCTGGTATGTCCAGAAACAGCGCGAAATCGACCGAC AGTTCGACCGTGTTCAGGGCTGTGACCCCAATGACTCAGGCAGTCAGGATCAGGTCCTGTTTTTTTTCCCAGAATTCAACCATAGCGGACACAGTTCCGGGGCAGTGGGAGGTTCAGGAGCGCCAGTTGGAGAAGAGGGGGAGCCGGGCTCTAAGAGAGTGAGGCGAAACCGTTTCAAATGGGGTCCAGCCTCTCAGGAAATTCTCTACCAGGCTTATGAACGACAGAGGAACCCCAGCAAAGAAGAGAGGGAGGCACTGGTCGAGGAATGCAACAG AGCAGAGTGTGTGCAGAGGGGTGTGTCGCCCTCTAAAGCTCATGGACTGGGTTCTAATCTGGTCACAGAGGTTCGGGTGTATAACTGGTTTGCTAACCGGCGTAAGGAAGAGGCCTTCAGACAGAAGTTGGCGATGGACACGTATACTCCCCACAGCATGAACCCAATGCTGTCCCACATGTCCTCACACACTCAGCACCATCACAGCAACTCAGATTCTA AACTCAGGTATAGTCAACAAGGAACCAGTGAGGTCACTTCCTCAACAACCATCAGTCACCATGGTAGCAGCCAATCAGTATTGCAACAGGTGTCTCCAGGTAGTCTGGACCCCTGCCACAGCCTGTTATCAGATGCCAAAATG atCTCAGTGTCAGGTGGAGTCTTGCCTCCTGTGAGTACTCTGACAAACATTCATAGTCTGTCTCATTCATCTCATCATCACCAGCAAGCACAGAGCCTCATTATGAGTTTGGCTGCTCAAA GTCTGGCATCTCCTCAGTCTCAGAGTGTGCCGGTCATCAACAGCGTATCTGGGCTCACCACTCTGCAGCCAATGCAGTTCCCCCTGAGCACCAGCCTAACGCCACTGACCACAGCACACATCTCCACACAGCCCTTCTCACAGTCACACA TGTACTCTCCAAAACAGGACATTGCTCAGTTTTCCCATCCCTCTCGATACATGACTATGGACACCAGCACTATCACACATCTGGGCTCCAGCAAGCAG TGTCCTTTGCAGGCCTGGTGA
- the ddx52 gene encoding probable ATP-dependent RNA helicase DDX52 isoform X1 → MDAFDLFRKLGAGAKFDLKKFAKDAERFKVVKSQRKDTSNQLAGISFFGTERHESASLESRLNEEEEEGEDEDDDDDAALEEEGGDGEQVSDKRKRSKVDEPVKAARKKRKGDKKKPEEHETNSGGEQEGVGIQWMSSQDKAKDPKTKDKESKGKPSVKRLKQLHKEKMNQIRHKNRINVHGADIPDPVCNFEELQNEYDLDPRVIQNIKAAGFQTPTPIQMQAVPLMMHGREILACAPTGSGKTMAFCLPLLAHLRQPLNKGFRALIISPTRELASQTHRELLKLSEGVGFRVHIINKGVDAVKKYGPKSAKKFDILVTTPNRLIYLLNQDPPAVDLKSVEWLVVDESDKLFEEGKTGFREQLATIFLACSSPKIRRALFSATFATDVEQWCQLNLDNLVSVNIGPRNSAAETVEQELLFVGSENGKLLAMRNLIKKGFLPPVLVFVQSIERARELFHELVYEGINVDVIHADRTQQQRDNVVSSFRSGKIWVLICTALLARGIDFKGVNLVINYDFPTSAVEYIHRIGRTGRAGHKGKAITFFTEDDKPLLRSVANVIKQAGCPVPDYMMGFKKIKGKVKRQLAKKPPRRSTIRTTPRFLMKKKPFKGKRKKGKSATKASGDTSEISSKS, encoded by the exons ATGGACGCCTTTGACTTGTTCAGAAAACTTGGAGCTGGAGCAAAGTTTGATCTGAAAAAGTTTGCTAAAGATGCGGAGCGATTTAAG GTAGTGAAATCACAGCgcaaagatacctcaaatcaGCTGGCTGGTATCAGTTTCTTTGGCACAGAGAGACATGAGAGCGCATCTCTGGAGTCCAGGCTcaatgaggaagaggaggaaggagaagatgaagacgatgatgatgatgctgcACTGGAGGAAGAGGGAGGTGATGGAGAGCAGGTCTCTGATAAACGGAAACGGTCTAAAGTGGATGAGCCAGTGAAAGCAGCACGCAAGAAAAGGAAAGGTGATAAAAAGAAACCTGAAG AGCATGAGACCAACAGTGGTGGAGAGCAAGAGGGAGTGGGGATCCAATGGATGTCATCACAAGACAAGGCAAAGGATCCCAAGACTAAAGACAAAGAGTCCAAAGGCAAGCCCTCAGTGAAAAGACTAAAGCAACTTCATAAGGAGAAG ATGAATCAGATACGGCACAAAAACCGGATTAACGTGCATGGGGCAGACATCCCAGATCCCGTCTGCAATTTTGAGGAGCTGCAGAATGAGTACGATCTGGACCCACGAGTCATTCAGAACATTAAGGCAGCTGGTTTTCAAACCCCCACACCCATTCAGATGCAGGCCGTTCCTCTCATGATGCAT GGGAGAGAGATCCTGGCATGCGCTCCTACGGGCTCTGGTAAGACTATGGCCTTCTGCCTGCCCCTGCTTGCCCACCTTCGCCAGCCCCTCAATAAGGGCTTCAGAGCCCTCATCATCTCCCCTACCAGAGAACTTGCCAGTCAG aCCCACAGAGAATTGCTCAAGCTGTCTGAGGGAGTGGGCTTCAGAGTTCACATTATCAATAAAGGAGTTGACGCAGTTAAAAAATACGGTCCCAAATCGGCAAAGAAATTTG ATATATTGGTTACCACTCCAAATAGATTGATATACTTACTGAATCAAGACCCTCCTGCTGTCGACTTAAAAAG TGTTGAATGGCTGGTGGTAGATGAATCAGACAAGCTCTTTGAGGAAGGCAAGACAGGTTTCAGGGAGCAGCTTGCCACCATCTTTCTAGCCTGCTCCTCTCCCAAAATCCGCCGGGCTCTTTTCAGTGCCACCTTCGCCACAGATGTAGAGCAGTGGTGCCAGCTGAACCTAGACAATCTCGTCTCTGTTAACATTGGACCAAG GAACTCTGCTGCTGAGACAGTGGAGCAGGAACTGCTTTTTGTGGGCTCAGAGAACGGAAAACTGCTGGCTATGAGAAACCTTATAAAGAAG GGATTTCTGCCACCTGTGTTGGTGTTTGTGCAATCTATTGAGCGTGCCCGAGAGCTGTTCCATGAACTGGTTTATGAGGGAATAAACGTGGATGTGATCCATGCAGATCGCACGCAACAGCAG AGGGACAATGTTGTCAGTAGTTTCCGTTCAGGGAAGATCTGGGTGCTGATCTGCACGGCTCTCCTGGCTCGTGGAATTGACTTCAAGGGTGTCAACCTGGTCATCAACTACGACTTCCCTACCTCTGCTGTAGAATACATCCACCGGATCG GGCGCACAGGAAGAGCAGGGCACAAAGGAAAGGCAATAACTTTTTTCACAGAGGATGACAAACCTCTCCTACGCAG CGTTGCCAATGTCATAAAGCAAGCTGGATGTCCAGTTCCTGACTACATGATGGGATTCAAGAAAATCAAGGG GAAAGTTAAACGACAGCTTGCAAAAAAGCCACCAAGACGGTCAACAATTCGTACAACTCCTCGTTTTCTCATGAAGAAAAAGCCTTTCAAGGGAAAAAG GAAAAAAGGAAAATCAGCCACAAAAGCAAGTGGAGATACATCAGAAATCAGTTCAAAGAGTTGA